CAAGCTTCAGCACCACTACCAGCGTAGGTTTTGATAATGCTGGTTTCTAAATCCATTTGCCAAATTTGATGTGGCCCCGCCATTGCAATGAACAGGCTATTTCCCACTTTCACTAAATCCCAAGGGGAATTCAATGCTGTTTCTAAAGCAAAACCGCCATGAGGCCGAATATTGCGACTTTGTTTACCTGTTCCCGCAATAGTTTCTACTACTTGGCGCTGCAAATCAACTCGCCGCAAAGCGTGGTTTTCTGTGTCAGCAACATAGAGAATCTGATTTTCTGCATCAAAAGCCATTCCCTGCGGTGCAAAAAACTGCGCTTCGCTAAAAGTACCATCGGTTAAACCAGCTTTTCCTATGCCAATCAAATGCAGAATTTCCCCCTCAAAGTTGCTCACAACTAGACGGTGATGTCCAGAGTCAGCGATGAAAAGACCTGCTGGAGTTGCTAGAACTTTACCAGGAAACGCCAGGGGTGTAATTAATGGTTGGCGCTGTTTCTCTAAAGTCAAGCTAAGTTCATGAAAATTAATCGTGCCTTTCTCTTGGTGTTGGCTAATTAACTGTTGAATTAATTCGTCTACAGCATCTCGATTACCTTCGCCAGAAACGTAACCAATTACGTAACTTTCTGGGTCGATAATCATTAACGTAGGCCAAGCACGTACAGCATACTCTTCCCAAACTCGAAAATCAGTGTCTACTAAAATAGGGTGTTCGATGTCGTAGCGCAGTATAGCTTGGCGAATATTTTCAGTTTCTTTTTCATTGTCAAACTTGGCAGAGTGAACGCCGATAACAGTAAGGCTATCTTTATATTTCTGTTCTAAATATTTCAGGTCTGGCAGAATGTGTAAACAGTTGATACAGCAGTATGTCCAAAAATCTAAAATGACGACTCTACCCTTGAGTTGCTTTAGAGACAAAGGTTTGTCGGTGTTGAGCCAAGAGTAATTTTGTGGTAGTTCTGGCGCTCTGACACGAGGAATCATACTAATTCGTAATTAAGAAATGCAAGCATTATGCTTGTTAACTATACGTAATTTAACGTGGCTATATCTCTTGTGAAAGGACTTGAAAGACTAACTAATACAGAGTTGATAGCTTTAATACAACTAGCCAAAACCCAGGCTGAAGAGGGGCAAGTTTGCGATCGCATTCTCCAATTAGCTTTGGCTAATCCTCATGGGTTTGCAGTTCACATCTGCTGTGAATCAGGACACACTGTCAGCCTTGGCGATACAGCTTGTATCTTTCCTTTAATGAGCGTCATTAAAACATTCTCTCTGCTTTATCTACTAGAACATTTCGGAGCAGAAACAGTTTTTCAATGGGTTGGAGTCCAACCATCAGATGCACCATTCAACTCTTTAGAGCAGCTGATTACTGATGCTGGACACCCCCGCAATCCGATGATTAATAGTGGAGCCATTACTCTTGCTGATAAGTTACCGGGAAACGATGCTAGTCAGCGAACTCTTTTATTTTGTCAATGGCTCAATAAGTTAGCAGGTTGTCACCTAACCTTAGATGAAGTAATGCTGGCTTCAGTGCGAGCGACACGCTCAAAAGCTAATCAAGCGATCGCAAATTATCTTGCCGAAACAGGACATCTACAAAATCCTGAAATAGCACTTGACATATACGAGCAGATATGCTGCCTATCTGGGAGAGTTGAAGATTTAGCCCAGTTAGGAAAACTTTTAGCTTGTGAAAACAATCTTTTATCAGCGCAACATCGCCAGATTGTTAACGCTGTGATGTTAACCTGTGGGCTGTATGAGGCTTCTGCCCAATATGCGGTTCAGATTGGTCTACCGATGAAATCAGGAATTGGCGGTGGACTGCTAGCAATAGTACCAGGTGAAGGAGCGATCGCTTGCTACAGTCCTGCCTTGGATAGTATAGGTAATCCAGTAGGAGCGATCGCCTTTATTGCTGCTTTATCGCAAAATTTAGAGTTGAGTATCTTCGGCTAAAACAGCCGAGGACTCACATTTTATCTAGGTTTTGCTGACTCAGGAGTAACTTTTTCAGGTAACAGTGTTGATTGAGGTGTTGGAGTTAAGTAGGTAGGCACCGAAATTTTCTACTATGTAACAAAATCTTAAGTTGATAATCTAGAGCTAAATTTTACACGATGTGTGTTGTGATTGTTTTTTTTTCCTCTAGCTTGAACACCATTGATGACGGCGTAAGCGAGATCTAGCTCATCATCAAATGCTTGCCCGGATAACTCATCTTTCTTGAGATGTTGCCATTCCAATTCAATTGGATTCATTTCTGAGCAATATTTCGGGAGAAAAAAGATGTACAAACCCTGACTTTCCCATTTTTTCCACAATTGTTGAACTTCTTGGCAGCGATGTATTGGCCCGTTATCTTGCACAATCACGCTGATACGTCCAGTTTCTTGGGCTTGTTTGGCTTCTTTCTCCATCATTTCTATATAAGATTTACGGTCAACACCACCGATAACTAAACCGTAAACAAAACTGATTAAAGGTTGGAGAAGCCCGATAATACTTAATCTGCGACCACGGCGTTTAGTCTGTTCTAACCGTTTTTGCTCACCTCTAAAGTAATATGTATAACTAGGTTCGCTCCACATACAGAACCCTGACTCGTCTAGGTATTTCAGGTCTATTTCACCAGTGGCAGCAGCTAATTCCAACATGTCTAGGTCTGCTTGCTTGTTTGCTCGTGCTACTGGGTCTTGTTTTCCTTTATGGCTTTTCCTTGTCCGTTTCCAATCGACCCCCTTTTTTTGAGTACCCGTCTTAATCTGTCGGCACTCATCTCAACGTTGCGTTCTGTTTTCAACTTCAAAGCTAACTGAGAACTATTGTATGTGCGTGGCTCGTTTCTGAGGCATTCTTCTAAAAATATCATGTCATCCTCAAGCCACTTTGGTTTCCCCCCTCGCCCAGGAGATTCCCAAAGCCCTTCTGTGCCCAGTTTTTGCCATTGATGCAAAACTTTTGTGACTGTTTTTTTGTGACAATCAAAGTGATCTGCTATCTTCTCTACATACCAACCATGTGCATTTAGCCTGATTATTTCCGCCCTGTCTTTGACTTTCTGTGGTACATCCTGTTTTCTCAGATTTAGTAAAGTTTGGTCTTGCTCAGGAGTCAGAAATACCCTTAAACGCGCACCCATACACCAACTACCTTGTAGATGCATTATCAGTCTTTACATATCTTAACATAGCTGACTTTTTTGGCACCTACCTACTTACCTCTGGCTGTAGTTCTGGCGTTAGCGTATTTGTCTCTGGTGCAGGAGACTCGATAATCTCTGGGATTGTCGGGGAAAAACTCGGAGATGGTACAGGTGTTTGACGTGATTTGCGGTTAAAAAATCCGCCAAATCTCGGTTTTGCTGGCTCAGGAATAACTTTTTCAGGTAAGGGTGTTGATTCAGGTATCGGGCTTACCTCTAGCTTTGGTTCTGGTGTTGGTGCAATTATCTCTGGTGCAGGAGACTCGATAATCTCTGGGATTGTCGGGGACAAACTCGGAGATGGTACAGGCGTTTGACGTGATTTGCGATTAAAAAATCCGCCAAATCTCGGTTTTGCTGGCTCAGGAGTAACTTTTTCCGGTAACAGTGTTGATTGAGGTGTTGGTGTTACCTCTAGCTTTGGTTCTGGTGTTGGCGCAATTGTTTCTGGTGCAGGAGACTCGATAATCTCTGGGATTGTCGGGGACAAACTTGGAGATGGTCTAGCCGTTGGCACTTCTAATTTAGGTTCTTCTGGCTGTTTTGGCTTAGCTAGCTCTGTTTTGGGTTCTTCTAGAACTTGAGTTTCAGGAATGGGTTGTTTTTCTACCTTCGGCTGTATTTGGGGTGTTTTTTCAACAGTAGGTGTAAGTCTAACAGGTATTTTGGCAGTATAATTCACGTCTACAATGCTACGTACCTGATCTGCTGTGAGTTCCCCTCGCACAATTCTCGATAAAGTATCTTTACCCTTTGGCTGGTAGGTAATTAGTCTCGTTGTAGTATTGAAAGCATTTTTTACAGGATTTCCTTGGTTATCAAGAAATTCTAGTTTTACCCAGTTTTGACCGGGCTTAAAGCCTTTAAGATAAACTGCTTGCCAGCGATCAAAAATAAAGCTTTCACCATTAATCGTGCAGCGGATGCGCCAATCACTAAATTCGTCTTTCGTGTTTTCTTGAGCAACAAGGTGCAGAGGAGCATTAGTTAGGTAAAAGTCAAGTAAAATTGGCTCTGCTCCGTAGCTGCTTTGAGGACGGCTGTAAGTTAGCAAAGGCAGGCTAGGATCGGGATTATTGTCGTCTGTCTTGGTGAAAATATGAAACGTTGTCTGTGCATAAGCACCTTCGTTTTTAAAGCTTTCATGCCAAGGACGCGAGGCAAAGACACGTAGAGTATGAGTACCTGGGGACAAATCTGGCAAAACTAAAGGCTGATTCAGGTCATAAACAGGTATATAAGGTTGGTTATCGAGAATTACGTGTAGATGAGGCCCAAGTTGTAATTCTGGCTCTTTGAAGATTGGTAGATCCTTAACTTGAAAGCTAGCTGTGACTTTGTTGTCTTGAAGAACTTCATTAGATTTTGGAGTAATTATTGTTACTTGTGGTTGATAAACTTCCAAAGTTTGACGCAGTTCTTGAATCACAACTGGTGGTGAAACTTCTGAAAATTGCTTTGAAATTTGAGAAATCTTTGGAGGATTTTCTCCAGAACTATCTCTATTAGATACTTCTTGGCTACCAGCTTTCTCGCCACAACTGGTTAAGCTCAAGACTAGCACCAACATCATTACCCATCTAAGAATTGGAAATCTCTTAGGGAGAAGTTTCTCCAATACCGCCTTTTGCCACGAGTTCATGCCTTTCACCAGTGATAGTCGTCAACCGCTGACAGATCATTTTGGCTCAAACTGTCCATAGGGAACTATAGCCCAAAAGGAGGGCAGGGAGCAGCACTTCTCTACGAGAGGCTGCGCCCTAAGCGCAGCTATGCCGCAGGCTTTACGGCTATGCTCAGTGACCGAGGAGCAGCGGAGCAAGGGAGCAGAAGAAATAATTAATGACTCCTAACTCCCAACTCTTATACAGACGCGATTAATCGCATCTCTACTGCCAATTCCCAATAAAACCATAAATTTTACGAATTGTTATCGTTTGTAAATTAAATAAAGAATCTATTGACTTTTTGGCAATTAGTTTGAAGGTAAAAAGCATATAAGACGCTATTTTCAGGGATTTTGAATTATTGTTAAAATATCTCCAACAATGTACAAGTGAAGACTCTATAATTCAACAGAAACAACTCTCCACACAGGGTCTTCATCGCGGCTTCAGAAAATTTCTGGAGTATGCGGCTAAGGTTTACTTTGTGGTATTTATGATCCTCATTCCTTATCAAGAGAGGAGGTCGAATGACAATTAGTCCTCCGGAGCGAGAGGAAAAAAAGGCAAGAATCATCGTCGATAACGATCCAGTTCCCACCTCATTTGAGAAATGGGCACAACCAGGACACTTTGACAGATCCTTAGCCAGAGGGCCCAAAACCACCACATGGATTTGGAACCTTCATGCACTCGCCCATGATTTTGATACACATACAAGCGATTTAGAAGAAATATCCCGCAAGATATTCGCAGCGCACTTCGGCCACCTAGCCGTAGTGACGATTTGGCTGAGCGGGATGATTTTCCACGGCGCGAAGTTCTCTAACTACGAAGCTTGGCTTAGCGACCCACTGAACGTTAAGCCTAGCGCCCAAGTCGTTTGGCCCATTGTGGGACAAGACATTTTAAATGGTGATGTCGGTGGTGGTTTCCACGGCATTCAAATCACCTCCGGTCTGTTCCAAGTATGGCGTGGCTGGGGTATTACCAACTCCTTCCAGCTTTATGTAACTGCGATTGGCGGCTTGGTATTAGCAGGCTTGTTCCTGTTTGCTGGCTGGTTCCACTACCACAAACGCGCTCCCAAACTGGAATGGTTCCAGAATGTTGAGTCGATGCTGAATCACCACTTGCAAGTATTGCTAGGTTGTGGTTCCTTGGGGTGGGCAGGTCACTTAATCCACGTATCCGCACCGACCAACAAGCTTTTGGACGCAGGCGTTGCCCTCAAAGACATACCCTTGCCCCACGAGTTCATTCTGAACAAAGACTTGTTGACCGATCTGTATCCTGGCTTTGCCAGTGGTTTAGCACCTTTCTTCACCTTGAACTGGGGTCAGTATGCTGACTTCCTGACATTCAAGGGCGGTCTAAACCCAGTAACAGGCGGTTTGTGGCTGACAGACATTTCCCATCACCACTTGGCGATCGCAGTATTGTTCATCATTGCTGGTCACCAATACCGCACCAATTGGGGTATCGGTCACAGCATCAGAGAAATCCTGGAAAACCATAAAGGCCCATTCACTGGTGAAGGTCACAAAGGTCTCTACGAAAACCTGACCACATCTTGGCATGCTCAGTTGGCAACTAACCTTGCCTTCTTGGGTTCATTGACAATCATCATCGCGCATCATATGTACGCGATGCCTCCCTATCCATATTTGGCAACTGACTACGCTACTCAGTTGTGCATATTCACTCACCATATTTGGATCGGTGGCTTCTTGATTGTTGGTGGAGCAGCTCACGCTGCCATCTTCATGGTGCGGGATTATGATCCGGTTGTGAATCAAAACAACTTGCTGGATCGGGTGATTCGTCACCGGGATGCAATTATCTCCCACCTGAACTGGGTATGTATTTTCCTTGGCTTCCATAGCTTTGGGCTGTACATCCACAACGACACCATGCGTGCCTTGGGTCGTCCCCAAGATATGTTCTCGGATACCGCAATTCAGCTGCAACCAGTATTTGCTCAGTGGATACAAAATATTCACGCTTTGGCTCCTGGTTCAACTGCACCAAATGCCCTAGAACCAGTTAGCTATGTATTCGGTGGCGGTATTTTGGCTGTTGGCGGCAAAGTGGCAGCTGCACCCATCGCTTTGGGTACAGCGGACTTCCTAATTCACCACATTCACGCCTTCACCATTCACGTCACAGTACTGATTCTGCTCAAAGGCGTACTGTTTGCCCGGAGTTCTCGTCTGATTCCAGACAAGGCAAACTTGGGCTTCCGTTTCCCTTGCGACGGCCCTGGTCGTGGCGGTACCTGTCAAGTGTCTGGCTGGGATCATGTATTCCTCGGACTTTTCTGGATGTACAACTCCCTATCAATTGTGATTTTCCACTTCAGCTGGAAGATGCAATCAGATGTTTGGGGAACCGTAGATGCAGATGGTGTTGTGACTCACATCACTGGTGATAACTTTGCCCAAAGTGCCATCACGATTAACGGCTGGTTGCGTGACTTCTTGTGGGCGCAAGCAACACAAGTCATCAACTCCTATGGCAGTGCGCTATCTGCTTATGGACTCATGTTCTTAGGCGCTCACTTTGTCTGGGCATTCAGCTTGATGTTCCTGTTCAGCGGTCGCGGCTACTGGCAAGAACTGATTGAGTCCATTGTTTGGGCGCATAATAAACTGAAAGTAGCACCATCAATTCAGCCTCGCGCTCTGAGCATTATTCAGGGTCGAGCTGTAGGTGTGGCTCACTACCTATTAGGAGGAATAGCCACAACCTGGGCTTTCTTCCATGCACATATCCTTTCAGTAGGGTAGCAATCAGTTATATAGAGTGCTGAGTGCTGAGGAGTTAAAACTCAGCACTTAGACTCAAAACTCCAAAAGCTGAAACCTGATGGCTAAAGGTCAGAGGAATTATCAAACCTATGGCAACAAAATTTCCAAAATTTAGCCAGGATCTTGCACAGGATCCGACTACACGTCGGATATGGTATGCGATCGCTACAGGTAACGACTTTGAAAGCCACGATGGCATAACAGAGGAAAATCTTTACCAAAAGATTTTCGCCACTCACTTCGGTCATTTGGCAATCATCTTCCTGTGGGCATCGAGCCTCCTGTTTCATGTAGCCTGGCAAGGTAACTTTGAACAGTGGATTAAAGATCCCATTCACATCCGCCCAATCGCCCATGCAATTTGGGATCCCCACTTTGGTAAACCAGCGATAGAAGCTTTTACCCAAGCTGGTGCTAGCAATCCCGTCAACATTGCCTACTCTGGTGTTTACCACTGGTGGTACACCATCGGCATGAGAACAAATTCTGAACTGTATACAGGTTCAGTATTCCTCCTGCTGTTGGCAGCATTGTTCTTGTTTGCTGGTTGGTTGCACTTACAGCCCAAGTTCCGTCCTAGCCTCTCTTGGTTCAAGAGTGCTGAACCCCGCCTGAACCATCACTTGGCAGGTCTGTTTGGTGTTAGCTCTTTGGCTTGGACTGGTCACTTGGTTCACGTTGCTATCCCCGAATCTCGCGGACAGCACGTGGGTTGGGATAACTTCCTGACCACCTTGCCCCACCCAGCAGGCTTGACACCCTTCTTTACTGGTAACTGGGGTGTTTACGCTCAAAACCCTGATACAGCGGGTCATGTGTTCAGCACATCCCAAGGTTCAGGGACTGCGATTCTGACTTTCTTGGGTGGTTTCCATCCTCAAACAGAATCCCTGTGGTTGACTGACATTGCTCACCACCACTTGGCGATCGCAGTGATATTTATCATTGCTGGTCATATGTACCGGACTAACTTCGGAATTGGTCACAGCATCAAAGAAATGCTGAACTCCAAGTCTGGTTTGGTACCTGGAACAAAGAGTGAAGGTCAGTTTAACTTGCCTCACCAAGGGTTGTACGATACCTACAACAACTCTCTGCACTTCCAGTTAGGTATTCACCTAGCTGCTTTGGGAACCGTTACGTCCCTAGTAGCGCAGCATATGTATGCTCTGCCTCCTTATGCATTTATTGCTAAGGACTACACAACACAGGCAGCGCTTTACACCCACCACCAGTACATCGCGATTTTCCTGCTGGTTGGTGCTTTTGCCCACGGTGCTATTTTCTGGGTTCGTGACTACGACCCCGAACAAAACAAAGGCAACGTACTTGAGCGCGTACTGAAGCACAAAGAAGCGATTATCTCCCACCTCAGTTGGGTATCCCTCTTCTTGGGCTTCCACACCCTCGGTTTGTACGTCCACAACGACGTAGTGGTTGCTTTCGGTACTCCTGAAAAGCAAATCTTGATTGAGCCAGTATTTGCTCAATTCATCCAAGCTTCTCACGGTAAAGTACTCTACGGCTTAGACACCTTGCTGTCTAACCCTGATAGCGTAGCTTACACAGCCTATCCCAACTACGGCAACGTTTGGTTGAGTGGTTGGCTGGATGCTATTAACTCTGGAACAAACTCCCTGTTCTTAACAATTGGCCCTGGCGACTTCCTGGTACACCATGCGATCGCTTTAGGTCTTCACACCACCACACTCATCCTAGTCAAAGGTGCTTTGGATGCTCGTGGTTCTAAGCTGATGCCCGATAAAAAGGACTTCGGCTATGCCTTCCCTTGCGACGGCCCCGGTCGTGGCGGTACTTGCGATATCTCCGGTTGGGATTCCTTCTACCTATCACTCTTTTGGGCATTAAATACAGTAGGTTGGGTTACCTTCTACTGGCACTGGAAGCATTTAGGTATTTGGCAAGGCAACGTTGCTCAGTTCAACGAAAATTCCACATACCTCATGGGCTGGTTCCGTGACTACCTCTGGGCTAACTCTGCTCAGTTGATTAACGGATACAACCCCTACGGCGTGAATAACCTGTCTGTCTGGGCTTGGATGTTCCTGTTTGGACACCTAGTTTGGGCTACTGGCTTCATGTTCTTAATCTCCTGGAGAGGTTACTGGCAAGAGTTAATTGAAACCCTTGTCTGGGCGCACGAGCGTACTCCTCTAGCTAACCTAGTTCGCTGGAAAGACAAGCCCGTTGCTCTATCTATCGTTCAAGGACGTTTGGTTGGTCTAGCTCACTTCACTGTTGGCTACGTCTTGACTTACGCCGCGTTCTTGATTGCCTCCACTGCTGGTAAGTTCGGTTAATTCCGCTACTAGTTTTGTAGGATAAGTAATAAAAATCCCCTGCCGTTAGGTAGGGGATTTTTATTGAGTAGATAAGATGCCTAAGCCGCAAATTAATACCAATTTGAAAAAAGAATATGACAAATAGCCCATTTGTAGAGACGCGATTCATCGCGTCTTCACCCAAGGATGTGTTGCAATCATTAATTTAAGTTGCAATCATTAATTTAATTGGTATAAGAAAAACCTAAAATTTTATCTTTGGTTGGAAAGCGGGAAAGATAAAGATAGGATGGTGTCCACCCCACAAGAGAAATTACAAATA
This region of Nostoc sp. UHCC 0302 genomic DNA includes:
- a CDS encoding thioredoxin-like domain-containing protein, with translation MIPRVRAPELPQNYSWLNTDKPLSLKQLKGRVVILDFWTYCCINCLHILPDLKYLEQKYKDSLTVIGVHSAKFDNEKETENIRQAILRYDIEHPILVDTDFRVWEEYAVRAWPTLMIIDPESYVIGYVSGEGNRDAVDELIQQLISQHQEKGTINFHELSLTLEKQRQPLITPLAFPGKVLATPAGLFIADSGHHRLVVSNFEGEILHLIGIGKAGLTDGTFSEAQFFAPQGMAFDAENQILYVADTENHALRRVDLQRQVVETIAGTGKQSRNIRPHGGFALETALNSPWDLVKVGNSLFIAMAGPHQIWQMDLETSIIKTYAGSGAEACVDGSLTESVFAQPSGITTNGQELYVADSEVSSIRGVGLVEPYQVRTVCGSGSLFGFGDVDGQGENVRLQHCLGVEYAQNYLWVADTYNHKIKLVSPSTGNCQTVLGDGSAGLQDGEGKNSRFFEPSGLSVMGSHLYIADTNNHVIRRVDLNTFEVTTLQFSKLCAPDVCIPPNL
- a CDS encoding glutaminase; protein product: MKGLERLTNTELIALIQLAKTQAEEGQVCDRILQLALANPHGFAVHICCESGHTVSLGDTACIFPLMSVIKTFSLLYLLEHFGAETVFQWVGVQPSDAPFNSLEQLITDAGHPRNPMINSGAITLADKLPGNDASQRTLLFCQWLNKLAGCHLTLDEVMLASVRATRSKANQAIANYLAETGHLQNPEIALDIYEQICCLSGRVEDLAQLGKLLACENNLLSAQHRQIVNAVMLTCGLYEASAQYAVQIGLPMKSGIGGGLLAIVPGEGAIACYSPALDSIGNPVGAIAFIAALSQNLELSIFG
- the psaB gene encoding photosystem I core protein PsaB, producing the protein MATKFPKFSQDLAQDPTTRRIWYAIATGNDFESHDGITEENLYQKIFATHFGHLAIIFLWASSLLFHVAWQGNFEQWIKDPIHIRPIAHAIWDPHFGKPAIEAFTQAGASNPVNIAYSGVYHWWYTIGMRTNSELYTGSVFLLLLAALFLFAGWLHLQPKFRPSLSWFKSAEPRLNHHLAGLFGVSSLAWTGHLVHVAIPESRGQHVGWDNFLTTLPHPAGLTPFFTGNWGVYAQNPDTAGHVFSTSQGSGTAILTFLGGFHPQTESLWLTDIAHHHLAIAVIFIIAGHMYRTNFGIGHSIKEMLNSKSGLVPGTKSEGQFNLPHQGLYDTYNNSLHFQLGIHLAALGTVTSLVAQHMYALPPYAFIAKDYTTQAALYTHHQYIAIFLLVGAFAHGAIFWVRDYDPEQNKGNVLERVLKHKEAIISHLSWVSLFLGFHTLGLYVHNDVVVAFGTPEKQILIEPVFAQFIQASHGKVLYGLDTLLSNPDSVAYTAYPNYGNVWLSGWLDAINSGTNSLFLTIGPGDFLVHHAIALGLHTTTLILVKGALDARGSKLMPDKKDFGYAFPCDGPGRGGTCDISGWDSFYLSLFWALNTVGWVTFYWHWKHLGIWQGNVAQFNENSTYLMGWFRDYLWANSAQLINGYNPYGVNNLSVWAWMFLFGHLVWATGFMFLISWRGYWQELIETLVWAHERTPLANLVRWKDKPVALSIVQGRLVGLAHFTVGYVLTYAAFLIASTAGKFG
- the psaA gene encoding photosystem I core protein PsaA; this translates as MTISPPEREEKKARIIVDNDPVPTSFEKWAQPGHFDRSLARGPKTTTWIWNLHALAHDFDTHTSDLEEISRKIFAAHFGHLAVVTIWLSGMIFHGAKFSNYEAWLSDPLNVKPSAQVVWPIVGQDILNGDVGGGFHGIQITSGLFQVWRGWGITNSFQLYVTAIGGLVLAGLFLFAGWFHYHKRAPKLEWFQNVESMLNHHLQVLLGCGSLGWAGHLIHVSAPTNKLLDAGVALKDIPLPHEFILNKDLLTDLYPGFASGLAPFFTLNWGQYADFLTFKGGLNPVTGGLWLTDISHHHLAIAVLFIIAGHQYRTNWGIGHSIREILENHKGPFTGEGHKGLYENLTTSWHAQLATNLAFLGSLTIIIAHHMYAMPPYPYLATDYATQLCIFTHHIWIGGFLIVGGAAHAAIFMVRDYDPVVNQNNLLDRVIRHRDAIISHLNWVCIFLGFHSFGLYIHNDTMRALGRPQDMFSDTAIQLQPVFAQWIQNIHALAPGSTAPNALEPVSYVFGGGILAVGGKVAAAPIALGTADFLIHHIHAFTIHVTVLILLKGVLFARSSRLIPDKANLGFRFPCDGPGRGGTCQVSGWDHVFLGLFWMYNSLSIVIFHFSWKMQSDVWGTVDADGVVTHITGDNFAQSAITINGWLRDFLWAQATQVINSYGSALSAYGLMFLGAHFVWAFSLMFLFSGRGYWQELIESIVWAHNKLKVAPSIQPRALSIIQGRAVGVAHYLLGGIATTWAFFHAHILSVG
- a CDS encoding IS630 family transposase (programmed frameshift), coding for MGARLRVFLTPEQDQTLLNLRKQDVPQKVKDRAEIIRLNAHGWYVEKIADHFDCHKKTVTKVLHQWQKLGTEGLWESPGRGGKPKWLEDDMIFLEECLRNEPRTYNSSQLALKLKTERNVEMSADRLRRVLKKGVDWKRTRKSHKGKQDPVARANKQADLDMLELAAATGEIDLKYLDESGFCMWSEPSYTYYFRGEQKRLEQTKRRGRRLSIIGLLQPLISFVYGLVIGGVDRKSYIEMMEKEAKQAQETGRISVIVQDNGPIHRCQEVQQLWKKWESQGLYIFFLPKYCSEMNPIELEWQHLKKDELSGQAFDDELDLAYAVINGVQARGKKNNHNTHRVKFSSRLST